A genomic stretch from Lepisosteus oculatus isolate fLepOcu1 chromosome 7, fLepOcu1.hap2, whole genome shotgun sequence includes:
- the LOC107077953 gene encoding tetratricopeptide repeat protein 41-like isoform X3, translating into MEGLGALNEDDEEETCLCFSREASVWTFLCTVPDDLQPERNYLERELLPQLDRICQAGGARFKPVNLRWNRGEAENWSPHHPHRKLVSSQQLKISLDYISCCSVFMCLLGQRYGAFRPESSAPLPASIDSLDGLSEVEKNLYVASKHGYPWVLEGRNQTCSLTELEVTQAASLKDSSGCFFYFRDYSYDDGASDAENERLLSVMSRQTAFEEQRVRELKTKIINKCLPVRFFRSLQELGEQVIEDWRTIIKQFCSLDTVNTSVGLQHSPPHAHHQAFAQHCCRSFVPWLQSGRVSDSLDAFALSATTDAQTQDNVLPRGTDKAENTSSGQQLTEEPAQKSILLLCGSRGCGKSSMVASWLRDFCRKSSGILVVPYFVGASPASADVRIFLSHCTSALRCASYGAEGAWRGGSEATAEPLSFPQAVQAFAAAAGLRPCVLVLDGLDELEGTLGLSTQEVKKLQWLPDPLPPRCKLIFTSSSADLSCKYLSSRTDVHVLHCPSPADPAVRGAIVRKHLALPCRHILGAQLEGLLAKNLSFLPVFLSAVGGELRTCGALQDEEQKLEEYLGVWSVQELWALVIERWVQDYSWGCESTTRRGRKRAAAPARDAQAGPRGWVWAVLCLLRLARCGLREEELLSLLHTLGYRGARKVLPLDWALFRSASWHWIQEGPSGLLSLTHQSLHQAVDLQLLGAEPAGQESGCCDGSRKAFHRALAQFFQQLHGAPCRRVFLEVPWHLERAESWEELRAFLCDPGIVDILSRSSAQFLQLRADLVRYWGLLAGRGCDPFLSLLNLCGLKHASEERKSTATFIVDKPLPETWVQARLMAFSADILNDLGKTPESEFLLLEAESRLVEADLKDRKSMGVLLRVEQRLAELYSTMGQLERAEMYCHKALSTAETCLSHHPDSSDHIERARGLVLCRLCHLLAGRGSPDVSVILSEISALSHASTHPSRVATVKLLQGMHRLAQGDPSEAQACYQEALSIRHRWYGLEHPQVAEAEEHLADLLCQAREMGTGKRHVVELYQHVIKVKEEQRVSALSPHLAQPLGCSLALTLCQLGKLLLTSSDRQERREAIRLLQRARDLQLSLLGPDDRITRDTLRLLKKETHDSGITHNVIFPRQTIQRLEPYHAAQSLTQKFKPRSHIALRERPQNVSQFRSASSSCRTFMTTHTEKCPVYRPWTACQTSIFGPSSNIKNLILSLKPDSRDSCRVLHRSAWYHEPGRYPTLQQPFPPRLHQARGPSERLFQNHFRHAREIPGGKELENSHK; encoded by the exons ATGGAGGGGCTTGGTGCCCtgaatgaagatgatgaagaggAGACCTGCCTCTGTTTCTCCCGTGAAGCGTCCGTTTGGACATTCCTGTGTACTGTTCCTGACGATCTCCAGCCAGAACGAAACTACCTGGAGAGAGAGCTCCTCCCTCAGCTTGACAGGATATGTCAGGCCGGAGGAGCCCGGTTCAAGCCTGTGAACCTACGGTGGAACAGGGGAGAAGCAGAGAACTGGTCTCCTCATCACCCCCACCGCAAACTCGTCTCCTCACAACAGCTGAAGATCAGCTTGGATTACATCAGTtgttgttctgttttcatgtgccTGCTGGGCCAACGGTATGGAGCTTTTCGGCCAGAGAGCTCTGCACCTTTGCCAGCTTCCATAGATAGTCTAGATGGCCtgtctgaagtggagaaaaatcTTTACGTTGCCAGCAAGCATGGTTATCCCTGGGTGCTCGAGGGCAGAAACCAAACCTGCAGTTTGACAGAGCTGGAGGTCACCCAGGCTGCTTCCCTCAAGGACTCCTCTGGGTGTTTTTTCTACTTCAGAGATTACTCCTACGATGATGGGGCTTCCGATGCCGAAAACGAGAGACTGCTGAGCGTCATGTCCAGGCAGACAGCTTTCGAAGAGCAGAGGGTGAGGGAACTAAAGACCAAGATCATTAATAagtgtctgcctgtcaggttCTTCAGAAGTCTGCAAGAGCTGGGAGAGCAAGTGATTGAAGACTGGAGAACAATTATCAAACAGTTTTGTTCTCTAGACACTGTTAATACATCTGTTG GCCTTCAGCACAGCCCCCCTCACGCACATCACCAGGCCTTCGCACAGCACTGCTGTCGGAGCTTCGTTCCCTGGCTGCAGTCGGGCCGGGTCTCGGACTCACTCGACGCGTTTGCACTCTCTGCCACTACCGACGCCCAGACCCAGGATAATGTCCTTCCCAGGGGAACTGATAAAGCTGAAAATACAAG CTCAGGACAGCAGCTGACAGAAGAACCGGCCCAGAAATCCATCCTCCTGCTCTGTGGCTCCAGGGGGTGTGGCAAGTCATCCATGGTTGCCAGCTGGCTCCGGGATTTCTGTCGGAAGAGTTCCGGAATCCTGGTCGTACCCTATTTCGTGGGAGCCAGTCCCGCCAGCGCTGATGTCAGGATCTTTCTCAGCCACTGCACCTCAGCTCTTCGCTGTGCAAGCTACG GGGCTGAGGGTGCCTGGAGAGGGGGATCTGAGGCCACGGCGGAGCCCCTGTCTTTCCCCCAGGCAGTCCAGGCCTTTGCTGCAGCGGCTGGACTGAGGCCCTGTGTCCTGGTTCTGGACGGGCTGGACGAACTGGAAGGGACCCTCGGGCTGTCGACTCAGGAG GTGAAAAAACTGCAATGGCTTCCCGACCCCCTGCCTCCTCGGTGCAAACTGATATTCACCTCCAGCAGCGCGGACCTCTCCTGCAAGTACCTGAGCTCTCGCACAGATGTGCACGTGCTGCACTGCCCCAGCCCAGCTGACCCCGCCGTGAGGGGAGCTATCGTGCGGAAACACTTGGCGCTGCCTTGCAGACACATCCTGGGGGCTCAGCTGGAAGGCCTGCTGGCAAAAAACCTGAGCTTCCTCCCGGTGTTTCTGTCTGCTGTGGGCGGCGAGCTGCGCACCTGCGGGGCACTGCAGGACGAGGAGCAGAAGCTGGAGGAGTACCTGGGGGTGTGGTCTGTCCAGGAGCTGTGGGCCCTGGTGATAGAGCGCTGGGTCCAGGACTACAGCTGGGGTTGTGAGAGCACCACCCGTCGGGGCAGGAAGAGGGCAGCAGCCCCAGCTAGAGATGCACAGGCAG GACCGCGGGGCTGGGTGTGGGCCGTGCTGTGTCTGCTGCGCCTGGCACGCTGCGGGCTGAGGGAGGAGGAGCTGCTGAGCCTGCTGCACACCCTGGGCTACCGCGGAGCCCGGAAGGTCCTGCCGCTTGACTGGGCCCTGTTCCGCTCAGCCTCCTGGCACTGGATCCAGGAGGGCCCCAGCGGCCTGCTGAGCCTTACCCACCAGTCCCTGCACCAGGCGGTGGACCTCCAGCTGCTGG GAGCGGAGCCTGCCGGGCAGGAGTCTGGCTGCTGTGATGGCAGCAGGAAGGCCTTCCACAGGGCTCTGGCCCAGTTCTTCCAGCAGCTGCAtggcgccccctgcaggagggTGTTCCTGGAGGTGCCCTGGCACCTGGAGCGGGCCGAGTCCTGGGAGGAGCTGCGCGCCTTCCTGTGTGATCCTGG GATTGTTGACATCCTGTCCAGAAGCTCGGCACAGTTTCTGCAGCTGAGGGCTGACCTGGTCAGGTACTGGGGACTGCTGGCAGGAAGAGGGTGTGATcccttcctgtctctcctgAACCTGTGTGGCCTGAAACATGCATctgaggagaggaagagcacaGCTACATTTATAG TAGATAAACCACTACCAGAGACCTGGGTTCAAGCAAGGCTGATGGCTTTTTCTGCTGACATTTTAAATGACCTGGGAAAGACACCGGAAAGCGAGTTTTTACTGCTGGAGGCTGAATCACGTCTTGTAGAG gCTGATTTGAAAGACAGAAAAAGTATGGGAGTGCTGCTGAGAGTGGAGCAGAGGCTTGCAGAGCTCTACAGCACAATGGGTCAGCTAGAGAGGGCTGAGATGTACTGTCACAAGGCTCTGAGCACTGCGGAGACCTGCCTGTCACACCACCCTGACAGCAGCGATCACATTGAAAGAGCAAGAG GCCTGGTGCTGTGCAGGCTGTGCCACCTGCTTGCTGGACGTGGGTCTCCTGATGTCAGTGTCATTCTGAGCGAGATCAGTGCTCTCAGTCATGCCAGCACCCACCCCTCCAGGGTGGCTACCGTGAAGCTCCTTCAGGGAATGCACAG GCTTGCTCAGGGTGACCCCTCTGAGGCCCAGGCCTGCTACCAGGAAGCCCTGAGCATCAGACATCGCTGGTATGGCCTTGAGCACCCCCAGGTGGCTGAGGCAGAAGAGCACCTGGCAGACCTGCTCTGTCAGGCCAGAGAGATGGG CACGGGCAAAAGACACGTGGTGGAACTCTACCAACATGTGATCAAAGTTAAAGAAGAACAGAGGGTCTCTGCACTGTCTCCACACTTGGCACAGCCACTGGGATGCAGCCTGGCGTTGACTCTTTGCCAATTGG GAAAACTGCTGTTGACCAGCTCTGAccggcaggagaggagagaagcCATCCGACTCCTGCAGAGAGCCAGGGATCTGCAGCTCAGCCTGCTGGGACCCGACGACCGGATCACCAGGGACACTCTGCG gttatTAAAGAAAGAGACTCACGATTCAGGCATTACGCACAATGTCATATTTCCCAGACAGACCATACAAAGGTTGGAGCCCTATCATGCAGCACAGAGTCTTACACAGAAATTCAAGCCACGGTCTCACATAGCCTTGAGGGAGAGACCCCAAAACGTTTCCCAGTTTAGATCAGCCTCAAGCAGCTGCAGGACATTCATGACAACACATACTGAGAAATGCCCTGTCTACAGGCCCTGGACAGCCTGCCAGACTTCGATATTTGGACCCTCTAGCAACATCAAGAATCTGATTCTGTCTCTGAAACCGGACTCGAGGGACAGTTGCAGAGTTCTGCACAGGTCAGCATGGTACCATGAGCCCGGGAGATACCCCACTCTTCAACAGCCATTCCCTCCCAGGCTGCACCAGGCGAGAGGGCCGAGTGAGAGGCTCTTTCAGAATCATTTCAGACATGCCAGAGAAATACCGGGCGGAAAAGAACTTGAGAACAGTCACAAATGA